A genomic region of Mitsuaria sp. 7 contains the following coding sequences:
- a CDS encoding HlyD family type I secretion periplasmic adaptor subunit: MTTTNPFHDSQARVRWTVLATVTALGAGLWWASQAQIEQVTRAGGKVMASSRTQVIQAPDGGVVEKLFVREGDAVRKGALLAQLDNTKASAALADSSEKADALNASLARLRAETLGTPYRPAGSGPFNELQRKLYERRRTALQEELAVLTTSADLARREAELNEPLYKAGDISAAEYLRLQRTANEAAGQVTLRRNRFLQDSQAELAKTEEELASVQQMLNDRRGNLEHTQLRAPVDGIVNLITLTTEGAVLRPGDEIMQLLPTGEDLIIEARLRAVDIGFIRPGMPAVVKVDAFDYSIYGALDGSVTYVSPDALTERTAQGEQAYYRTHIRISGKRFKGEKADRIVIQPGMTATAEIITGRHTVLDYLLKPVRKTVSESLGER, encoded by the coding sequence ATGACAACGACCAACCCCTTCCACGACAGTCAAGCGCGGGTGCGCTGGACCGTCCTCGCCACGGTGACGGCGCTGGGTGCCGGCTTGTGGTGGGCCTCGCAGGCGCAGATCGAGCAGGTGACTCGCGCTGGCGGCAAGGTCATGGCATCCTCTCGCACACAGGTGATCCAGGCGCCCGACGGAGGTGTGGTGGAAAAGCTCTTTGTGCGCGAGGGAGACGCGGTCCGCAAGGGCGCCCTGCTGGCGCAACTCGACAACACCAAGGCCAGCGCCGCGCTGGCGGACTCCAGCGAAAAGGCCGATGCGCTGAACGCATCGCTGGCGCGCCTGCGGGCCGAGACGCTGGGGACGCCCTACCGCCCCGCCGGCTCGGGCCCGTTCAACGAGCTGCAGCGCAAGCTCTACGAACGCCGCCGCACGGCCCTGCAGGAAGAGCTGGCGGTGCTGACGACGTCCGCCGATCTCGCCCGGCGCGAGGCCGAACTCAACGAGCCCCTTTACAAGGCCGGCGACATCAGCGCGGCCGAGTATCTGCGGCTGCAGCGCACCGCGAACGAGGCGGCGGGCCAGGTCACCTTGCGCCGCAACCGCTTCCTCCAGGATTCCCAGGCCGAACTGGCCAAGACCGAAGAGGAGCTCGCCAGCGTGCAGCAGATGCTGAACGACCGTCGCGGCAACCTGGAACACACGCAGCTGCGAGCGCCGGTCGACGGCATCGTCAACCTGATCACGCTGACCACCGAGGGCGCGGTCCTGCGACCGGGCGACGAGATCATGCAGCTGCTGCCCACCGGGGAAGACCTGATCATCGAGGCCCGGCTGCGCGCCGTCGACATCGGATTCATCCGGCCCGGCATGCCGGCCGTGGTCAAGGTGGACGCCTTCGACTACAGCATCTACGGCGCCCTCGACGGCAGCGTGACCTACGTCAGCCCGGACGCCCTGACCGAGCGCACCGCGCAAGGCGAACAGGCCTACTACCGCACCCACATCCGCATCAGCGGGAAGCGTTTCAAGGGCGAGAAGGCCGATCGCATCGTGA